In the genome of Raphanus sativus cultivar WK10039 chromosome 4, ASM80110v3, whole genome shotgun sequence, one region contains:
- the LOC108851997 gene encoding LOW QUALITY PROTEIN: RPW8-like protein 3 (The sequence of the model RefSeq protein was modified relative to this genomic sequence to represent the inferred CDS: inserted 1 base in 1 codon), producing the protein MVTELMAGAALGLTLQVIHETIKKAIDRSLATSKILYRLDATICRITPFVIQVDKLSEEVGDSSRKIIKDLTELLENAASLLKAYAELRRRNLIKKYRYRRSIKELEASLRWMVDVDVQVIQWADIKKLMAKVSEMNTKLDEITCRLSDGPWFKKNHSILQSSNQNTVKEXTQSSEENVGCLSEGSKPKIDIHIQWKSRKMNKDRAIRFTLIT; encoded by the exons ATGGTTACTGAGCTTATGGCAggggctgctcttggacttacTCTCCAAGTCATCCACGAAACCATAAAAAAAGCAATAGATAGATCTTTAGCCACAAGCAAAATCTTGTACCGTCTTGATGCTACAATCTGTAGGATCACTCCGTTTGTGATTCAAGTCGATAAGCTCAGTGAAGAAGTGGGGGATTCTTCGAGGAAAATCATTAAAGATCTTACGGAACTGCTTGAAAACGCTGCTTCTCTTCTTAAGGCTTATGCGGAGCTCAGACGCAGAAATTTAATCAAGAAGTAtag GTACAGGAGAAGCATAAAAGAGTTGGAAGCTTCATTGAGATGGATGGTAGATGTGGATGTTCAAGTCATCCAATGGGCTGATATCAAAAAACTCATGGCCAAGGTGTCTGAGATGAACACTAAACTTGACGAAATCACGTGTCggctatcagatggtccttggtTCAAGAAGAATCATAGCATATTACAAAGTAGTAATCAGAATACTGTCAAAG ATACCCAGTCTTCAGAGGAAAATGTTGGATGTCTGAGTGAGGGATCTAAACCGAAGATCGATATCCACATTCAATGGAAATCAAGAAAAATGAACAAAGATCGTGCGATACGATTCACTTTGATCacgtaa